From one Coffea eugenioides isolate CCC68of chromosome 11, Ceug_1.0, whole genome shotgun sequence genomic stretch:
- the LOC113751936 gene encoding 7-deoxyloganetic acid glucosyltransferase-like, with protein MSQHQNPAPAAAEEAPLPPHVLIFPLPMQGHVNSMLKLAELCCISGLHVTVLLSDFNYDRLLRHANVEWRFAKYPGFQFATISDGLPDDHPRVGERTMEIVLSLKVVGESQFRNLMVSTDRLTKIGGVKRRPLTCLIMDGVLSFAAVVAEEMGIPFIYFRTVGACSFWANFCIQDVIDAGEIPFKGKDEDKVSYRNKKEMDLMVTSVAGMEGYLRRRDLPAFFRVADVNNPGLQTIKSETRRSVKARALILNSFEDLEGPILDQIRKHMPILFSIGPLHAHLKVRIAASKSTTEKSMGHSGSFWEEDRSCIEWLNSQPDKSVIYVSFGSVTIMTRDELLEFWYGLVNSGQMFLWVMRPDSVIGKDGVSHLPVEIEEGTKARGYIVGWAPQEEVLAHPATGGFLTHCGWNSTLESINAGIPMICWPYFADQTINSRFVDEVWKLGLDMKDTCDRVTVEIMVRDLMEVRKDEFLKKAEHMANLAKKAVSEGGSSYCNLDSLFEFISSMIV; from the exons atgtCTCAGCATCAAAACCCGGCTCCGGCAGCTGCCGAAGAAGCGCCACTGCCACCACATGTATTGATTTTTCCATTACCTATGCAGGGCCATGTAAACTCCATGCTAAAGCTGGCCGAACTCTGCTGCATTTCAGGCCTGCACGTCACTGTCCTCCTCTCCGACTTCAACTACGACCGTCTCCTCCGTCATGCCAATGTCGAATGGCGGTTTGCTAAGTACCCCGGGTTCCAATTCGCCACTATTTCTGACGGACTCCCGGACGACCATCCCCGGGTTGGGGAACGGACGATGGAGATCGTGTTGAGTTTGAAGGTTGTTGGGGAATCCCAGTTCAGAAATCTCATGGTTTCAACCGATCGGCTGACCAAAATTGGTGGTGTGAAGAGGAGACCGTTGACTTGTCTGATTATGGATGGGGTGCTGAGCTTTGCTGCTGTTGTTGCTGAAGAAATGGGAatcccttttatttatttcagGACAGTTGGGGCTTGCTCTTTCTGGGCTAATTTCTGTATCCAAGATGTGATTGATGCTGGTGAAATTCCTTTCAAAG GAAAAGATGAGGACAAAGTAAGCTATAGAAATAAGAAGGAGATGGATTTAATGGTAACCAGTGTGGCAGGCATGGAAGGATATCTAAGGAGGCGTGACCTGCCAGCATTCTTTCGTGTAGCTGATGTCAACAATCCAGGGTTGCAGACCATCAAATCTGAAACTAGAAGAAGTGTTAAAGCTAGGGCTCTTATACTGAACTCATTTGAAGACTTAGAAGGGCCAATTCTTGATCAGATAAGGAAACACATGCCCATTTTGTTTTCAATTGGTCCCCTACATGCCCATCTCAAAGTCCGGATAGCAGCAAGCAAGTCCACAACAGAGAAGTCAATGGGCCATTCTGGGAGTTTCTGGGAAGAAGACAGGAGCTGCATCGAATGGCTGAACTCGCAGCCTGACAAGTCTGTGATCTATGTGAGCTTTGGCAGTGTTACCATAATGACAAGGGATGAGCTTTTAGAGTTTTGGTATGGCTTGGTGAACAGTGGCCAGATGTTTCTGTGGGTGATGAGGCCTGACTCTGTCATTGGAAAGGATGGGGTGAGTCATCTTCCAGTTGAGATAGAAGAAGGCACAAAGGCTAGAGGATACATTGTGGGATGGGCGCCCCAAGAAGAGGTTCTAGCACATCCAGCAACTGGTGGATTTTTGACTCATTGTGGGTGGAATTCTACTCTTGAGAGCATAAATGCAGGAATCCCCATGATTTGCTGGCCTTACTTTGCAGACCAAACTATCAATAGCAGGTTTGTGGATGAGGTCTGGAAGCTGGGTTTGGATATGAAAGACACTTGTGATAGAGTCACCGTGGAGATTATGGTTAGGGACCTGATGGAAGTGAGAAAAGATGAGTTCTTGAAAAAGGCAGAACATATGGCTAATCTGGCAAAAAAAGCTGTTAGTGAGGGTGGATCATCTTACTGTAACTTGGATAGCCTATTTGAATTCATTAGTTCTATGATTGTGTGA